The Lampris incognitus isolate fLamInc1 chromosome 4, fLamInc1.hap2, whole genome shotgun sequence genome segment CCTCATCTAACACGGCATGTCACCAGTCAACTGCAATGCCGTTGCCCGTACTTCTGTAATGCCCTTATTGTGCTATTCTTTTATATCAAAATCTTGCATTTACACAGTTTGTTACTGAAATAAAGTCTTCCTCATTACCGTATTCATCAAACAAATGCTGCAATTTATCTGTAAAAACCATTAAAACCACTCAAGTGCCTTGTCTGTGTGATGCCTGACTTTGTTCAGTGATGTAGTTAGGGATGAATATTGCAAAGTGATGGAGGGATATTGGCTTGGCACCTAGAGTTAAGCTGAAATGCTAAAATAAAacctgctggaaaaaaaaaactcactgaCAAACATCTTATTCCCCCACCTTGGATAAGGAAACTGGAGGCTCCATCCACAGGCTCTGGGGTCTTCAAAGGTTTTGTCTCCTCCTTTTGAGGAAACACCTCCTCAGCAGGAGTCTGACTGGATGCTTCATTGTCAGCAGGAGGTGGCACTGCTCCCTGAGTGACATCTACTCCATGCAAAGCAGGAGCCATATTCTCTGAAGTCACACAGATCTGAATGTCAACGTGACTCAGTCCCTCATTGGTATCTGTTTCAGCTGTCATCTCTGAGGTGTCCTCTCTGAGTTGCCGTAGCATCAATGTAGGGTCCGTCTCTCCAGTCTCGTTACTAGGGGTCACCTGTGCGCCAACACAGGTGTCTGTGGGCAGGGCGTGTCCTGCCGCTGAGTCGGTCACCTCGCTCCCTTCAGTCAGTGATTGCTTATGTTCAAATACCACCCTCTCATCAACCTCTGACCCTAAATACTCCTCCACGGTCTCCATGACTTGAGCACCCTCACTCTCCGCAAAAAGAGTCTCTAATGACAGACCTCCTACAGAAGAATCCGAAGAAAGCCTCTTTCCTGTCCCCTCAGGGCTCAACGCTTCCATTGTACCAAGGCTGGGTGACGGTTGTGATTCAGGCTCAGTGTCAGGGGGGGTCAGGCAGGCCTCTCCACTGTCCGTTACTATCAGAACATCTACGCTCTGCTCCAAAGGTAGCCCCGACTCCTCAGGCATCAAAGTGGCATTGCTTTCATTAGGCCCTGTGCCagttgttttggctgattggatCCCAACCAAATCCACTTCCCCTTTTTTGGTTTGAACCACATCCTGCTGGGTCATCCCTGGATCTAGCTCGGTGTGTCCATTCCCCAAGCTGGACATCATCTCAGTTGGCTCAAAACTGACTGTGTCTGCCCCTGTACTCTCTATAGAGTTACCTGCAGTTTGCAAATCAACTGTATTATCTATGCATGTTTGTTCAAGTTTGTCAGGTTCATTTAAAGGCAAACTGGTGCTTTCTATATCAGCTCTGGGTACTTCAGCCTGCTCATCTACATCAGCTGACTCTGCAACATCTAGTCCTATACCACTTGATACTCCAGTGTCTTCTTGCTTCTCTGAATAATCCTCAGAATGGCCTCCAGAATCTGGAGCTACATGGCTGTGATTATCAGCCAAGTTACACTGTTCTTCTGAAGGATAATCCCTACCAGCTGTTTCCTGGTTTTGTTCAATTTTGTTTATGTCTGATGAATATTCCCCCTCACCGAGGCCCTCAATCGTGGGACGCGGCCCTACAGATTCTGACATCACCTCCAGCCTTACGTCACCGCAGCCTGTTGGATAGGAGTTGGAAAGATTCAGTTTAGAGGAGGTGGGGTCTATCAACCCTTTGCTCTCTTGTTCCTCCCCAGTAAAGCCAAGGTTGCCACAGGGATCCTGTTTGCtttgcacctcctcctcctccctctgtaCACTTTCCCCATCCTGGGAGCATTTCTCCATATCAGAGTCAGATGTGTCCAGCACCTCAGAGTTCTCCGACAACTGCACGTTGCCCATGTTGGAAACTGGCTCGTCTCTGCTGAACACTGTTGGATTTCTGCACCCTGAGCCACTCTCCTCTTCTCCCACTGCTAGGCTCTCCTCGCCTTCTCGGCTGAATCTATCTGTCCTTTCTGGGGGCCCCAGCCATTGACAGATTAGAGACTCTTCTTTATCAGTTTCCGCTGTCTGTTTACCTTTAGCTGGAGGTAGGGGGGTTCCTACCTCTGGACTCTTCCCTTCTGTCTCCCCCCGTGTCCCGCTAGCCCCgtcacacagactcacactccGATCGAAAGCAACCAGCAGCTCCGTCCTCCCCTCCCATGCTCCCTCCTCCCTGCGTTCCTCCCTTGTCTCGCAGTAATCTCTGTCAGTGTTTGGACTGTGGTGTAATCTGAAGTCATCATCTTCTGGTTGCTCGGATGTCTGAAGACTGAAAGGAGAACAACCTCTTATCTCTGCATTCCCCGGTTGTCCCACTTCAACAGTGCTACTGCTGCTTCCTTCTGGGCTGTGTTCCTCCTCACACCCCTGGATCTGTGTGCTTGACCAATGCTGTAGTCTTTCTGAACAGGCCGTCTCTGTTTCTACACCTTCACTGCATTCTGGGGCTGTGTGTAGTGACTCAGACTGCAGATCTAGTGAGGGAACACCctacaaatggaaaaaaaaagaaagaggcagGACAGACATTAGCACTTTCTTCAGAAACACCAGCAGAACTATGCTCTAACTCTCGTCGGCTGGTAACTGTGGTTGCATAAGGTAAACCACAGGTTGCACAATCTAAGCTTGAAGGTTAAAGTGAGAGGgcggttaaaaaaataaatactaaTTCAGAATCCACATGTAACAGGGCTCCAGCTTAAAGCTAGTGTGAGGAAAAGTGAGATAGCGTGCTCAAAAGGGCAGGGTGGCATGACTCACCTTGGCATGGAGATGGCAGATCAAGTGGCGGAGCTGTTCCACGCTCCTCTGGAGAGTAGGTGGTTCATGCCCGGGGTGCGCGCCCACCGTcaatgtgtgtgttttcagtttCGGGAGGTGGCAGACCACCCTGGCATATGTAGTGAAAGGCTGGATGGTcaatgtccctctctctgtctctgtgtctgcctcAGCCCTGCCCCAAAATAAACAGGTTGATCATACCAAGGTTAAAGTCCCATGATTGGCTAACACAGCCTGGGGCTACTCAAGGGAAGGGttcaacaatgatgtcaccataaCATCACTCCACCCTCCCTAAACATTTAACTTTCATTGCTgttaatttttttccccaacttGTACAGTGTGGGGAATTAACATCAGCCATCACCTTATACTATATGGTTCTGGCCAACAAGGCACTGTGCCAAATAAACAGCAATTATTTGGAAGTTCTACTCTATTTTTATAAATATTGTTTGCAGCTAAAAACGGAAAATATTActgagggattttggaaaatgaatTTCCTCTGTCCGCAGTATCAAAATAACTCTACAACACCTCACTTTAAAGATGTCACTATCATCATCTGCTGCATTTGCTCTCCGTGATGAAGGGTTTTGTTCACAAAGACACTGGTGTAAGGGGGAGACCCATCGCATCCAGCCATATCTGATTGCATAATGCTGGGTGGAGGCACTTAATGCTAGCTGTGAGGCCTACCAGCTGAGGTCATCAGCACGACTATGAGCAACTTCCCATTTCATGAGGGAAATGCAATTAACAGCACATAAGGGAAAGCTGCATTTAAGCAATCCAAACAGCATGTTGTTCAGAAGTACACTTCATGCCAAGTTGCAAGTTGCATGCCAACGAGTTGGATGTTAAGGTGTAGTTGTGTCTCAGCTAGCACCATCCTCATTAAGCGAGTGAAAACTATCAAGCACCAGATAAGCAGAGTTCAGCAAACATAATAGGGGTCCATTTTCACTTATCAGCACGTCGCAGTCCATTTACGACaaaggagggtttttttttttcttcagcttAATGTTTAACTTTGGACGGGTCAAAAGAATCTGGCTTGCCCatgacaacaaaaaaagaaaaaagaaaaaagacatttCTATGAAAATAACTAACACCCATAATCACAACACACGTTTCCCCCATTTTATaccactctctctttctatccTTACACTTACATCCCACAGAGTACCTTGCTCATCGAGATATGCCTTCTTAAAATTAATGGGCTATATTACTGAACACACAGGAGCCTAAAAAGACCCTTTGTGTTGTTCAACAACGCCCGCCACCTCTGGGTTTCTGTGTTAACAATAGTGGGAGCACTGACTGGAGTCAGCTATCTGTCTGCAGCTGAACTGTAGCGCTGTGGTTCTGCTGCTGATATTCTTAGAATGTTTCTATTGTTCCATGAAGACAACAGACAAACGACGTTGTCCCATAAGGACAGAAAACATACTGTCTGCCCTCCATTATATAGACACTAGGCTGTTTGTTCAGGGAAAAGGGCAATGCTTGCAGAAACTCTGGTCCATTGAGTCAAAAACAGCTCTGATGGGTGGCCCAGAACAAGCTAATATGGTCCACCTGAGGAGGGGTTGTTGTTCGTCAACCCACGGGGGCCCCATGCAACAACGTGCAAGAAAAAATGTAGACCTTAATGTAGGAGGTCGGTGTTTTAGAGCACCCAAACCTAGGTTTGCTATGTAACAAATCCATTTAACAACATGGAAATGGCACACATTGCAACAATGCAGGCACATAATTGGGTAAAGCAGCCTTTAATATTTGCTTAAGACCAACACGTTAATAAAACCAGGTCTGCTCTTACTGTGTGAGGAGCTGGTGAAGTTCTGTGTGTCCTCGCTCCTCTGCGATGCTGGCAGGGGTGTGGCCTTGTTTGTTGGCCAATCGCAGGGCTTCTAGAGCTCCAGACTGCTGCAGCAGGAAGTCGGCCACCCTCCTGAGGCCGCGACGGGCAGCAAAGTGCAACAGAGTTTCCTGAGGCTCCACCtctgagaggggggggagagaagcaGGAAGGATTGAGAAGATGGCctggttttgggggttttttgtggggtttttttcccccagaattaaaaaaaaaaagacaccaaaGTAAGATGAGTGTGTCAGGTTAATGTTCTAGTCCAACATTCCTTCTCTGGTGCTTGTGGTGCAGCAGTGGGCATACCACAGGTTCCTGATGCAGGGCAACGCTACAGGGGACACACCATTAATCAGTTAAGGGGCTAGGGTGGTGCAACTGTAAGTCTAAGACAGAGGTCTTAACAGACCCGTACTGCCAAGACAACCGTAGAGCTTGTAAGTCTCGGCAAGTTCAGCTGACAGGTTGGTGGCGGAGTTTTAAGTGCAAgagagaagacatcattaaaTATATGCCAGGGGATAAAATAGCCACTCATCTGCATTTGCATACACAAAATTTACTAAGTAGCAGGCACACTACAAACACAAAAAATGCACACAACTTCACTTCTCTGTGACTCTCTCTTACACATAGCccagacaaacatacacacaacacacacataaacagtgcCTCCATGCCAAAGCACCAGGCTGTCAAGTTTGTCAGTGCAGCTCCCAGCAGCACTAACCCTGGGCTCAGTTGCTGGGAGTGAGCCCGGGGATGTTTTTAGCCCGCTCAGCCACAGTCTAATTACCATCTTTGCAATTAAATCTTAAAGAGCGTTCTCCTTCTTTTACTGGGGGAGATTATCAGGATATTTCAGGGTTTTAAGGAGCTGCCCTGGCCTTTTCCCTCGTCTTCTGTTCCTCACGGTTAAAGAATGTAATAAGCCTGTTGGGGAGAAAGACCCTGGAGGATTACATGGCCCATCACTGTCTAGCCCATTAACAAAGTTTATTGTCAATGTGAGAAGACGGAAGCATCTGGAGATAAGGGGGAAAGTCATACAAGTAAATGAGGGGGGGATGCTAAAAGTACCAGTGTTGACGGAATCGATATTTtacaagaaataatctaccaattcTGTCCTAAATTAAGCTGTACATAATTTTATAATTACATACCTTTTTAATttttaaatataaaaaaaaaacattttatttaaaatatttaaataaTTTATAATTTTCAAAAtatttattttaaataaaatatttttaaactaTCTCAATAGTTTATAATTTTAAAAACATTGATGAGTTTTAACAGTTTTAAAATGTTTAATAATTTTAAAAATACCGATTTTTAAATTTCTTAAAATATTGATGAGATTaacacagtttttttttcttttaactggTTCCATTATGGGTTGCACCCACCTATTTGCAATAATTCTGAACTGAAATTGAAagtaaattgtatattgcaaattggaatgcgtgtgtacctgtttgtactttgttgtttgcacatcttgGAGCTTGTACCTGTTTttatttcactgcactcgggacttgtacttctgtgtatgtgacaaacaaaactcttgaatcttgaacttTTGGATTCATCTGCATAATTTTACATGAGAGATGGTCACGTCTGCCACTACCAATAGGACGTTTTCACTTCATTTGCCGTTCGCCATTCTCCGCCAAGGTCTGCCCTAAGGACGAAGCAAAAGCTAATTGCCCGCATTAAGTGCTTCGGTTACTGCGCAAGTCATCTTATTAACTCCAAGGCTGTGCTCAACTACAGAGTAAATGGCTGTCCAGGAGCAAGAACTGCTGTTGTGCAGCCTCTCACTCCCTCTTCTTCGCTGAGCTGGAACACCACAAGAGTTTCACGAGAACTTCTGTAAACTGCTTAATCTGTTAAACGTTGTGTGCGCTTTCTTGCTTCACAAAACAACATGAACCATTGTTTTGTGCTGGCCTGGCACACAGCATTTCCCTCTGGAGAATAAACAGTGTCATATAGTGAGATCTCCCAAGCGACATTCGTGGTGGCGGTAATGGCGGCGGTTGGACGGGCACGCTGCCAGCCGGTGTGCTGCCGTGTGTGTCGACAGCGTGATGGATGACTGAGATAAGCCAGCCTCACCTCCACCTCTAGTCTGTTGATATCCATCACGCTGACACGTCGGATAAATGGAGACATAAGGTGGCACTCCAGTTTCCTTCCCCGGCCGTCCTGGATAGAGGGAGACTCATTTTTGAAGCTGTGACATTCTGTGGGGCACGCCCTATTCAAGCACATGCCACTCATCGCAGCAGGAGTCTCACCTTCCACACAAAGAACACGCCAACGGATTCAAACGCACACGCCGCTGTGGGCAAGCGTGACAGAATTaggcatgtttgtgtttgtatgtgcgtgGGTGTTTTCTGTCGACTTCCCCGTGCATAGGAGAATGTGTTTGGTtgattatgtgtgtgcatgtctgagtCCATTTGGCCATGAGTGCAGTGCTGCGTCCACTACTTAGCACAAGCAGCGACACAGCATGTGGAGGGCAACATCAAGCTAGGCCTGGGAGAACATCAGATGCTGTACTTTAAGATCCTGCTTTcatattcaggaatcaggaacactttatcatcacaaagacaaaaacacatccaaaaactacaagaacacacatatccaagctaacacatatatccaaactaaaaaaaatccctgtccaagggaacgaatgccagccaggatgactgtcggaactgccggtctgcgtgggctagcagttagcttagcccgccctgcttccgtgtcctgtcagaccgccctcggtgtttcctccttgggcgcagctccaggcaggggccgttgtccctgggcccacaggacgaagcGGAcctggctctcccagccgatccagcgccagctctcccagccagacacccttgacacacctccccgcactccacaagacgacgtcaaaaacaccacaggcaacgtcaggcgaggccgccgccagaccgccctaggtgtcattggaactgccggtctacatgggctagcagttagcttagcctgccccgcttccgcgtcccgccagaccgccctggtgtttcctcctcgagcacagctccaggcagggccatggtccctgggcccacaggatgcagcagaccaagctctcccagccaatccagtgccagctctcccagccatcaaacaaagacaaaacttagacctggacaaagacaccgcatggacggtactgggtgagaccgccgcaaatgttaattcacgccgccatcttgccacacAGGAAGTGGCTATTCATCTTGAGAAAATAACTGGCTTTCGGTCAAGTTGAAATATCTAACCATCACTTATTTCAAAAATACAGCTGCTACAAATATGTATCGAGATAAACTAAAGTCACCATCAGTTTTTCAAATCCATCAGCCGAGGGTTTCAAATCTCTTTTATCGCTTAGTTTTAGTCTTGCATAATCAATCTTTATTTGAACGGTGGATGGATATAGTATATTTTGAAGATTTTACACATTATCTACACAAATTACACATTCTGGAATAAATCTAAATGGAAAAACAAGTTCTCATCTTGTCAACCCCGTG includes the following:
- the si:dkey-172h23.2 gene encoding uncharacterized protein si:dkey-172h23.2; this encodes MTPCRLYARVSTAGRANGLEGALLLDECHVPLQECERLDESLALALRHLKLPPEWSLLGKKLANSTEVEPQETLLHFAARRGLRRVADFLLQQSGALEALRLANKQGHTPASIAEERGHTELHQLLTQAEADTETERGTLTIQPFTTYARVVCHLPKLKTHTLTVGAHPGHEPPTLQRSVEQLRHLICHLHAKGVPSLDLQSESLHTAPECSEGVETETACSERLQHWSSTQIQGCEEEHSPEGSSSSTVEVGQPGNAEIRGCSPFSLQTSEQPEDDDFRLHHSPNTDRDYCETREERREEGAWEGRTELLVAFDRSVSLCDGASGTRGETEGKSPEVGTPLPPAKGKQTAETDKEESLICQWLGPPERTDRFSREGEESLAVGEEESGSGCRNPTVFSRDEPVSNMGNVQLSENSEVLDTSDSDMEKCSQDGESVQREEEEVQSKQDPCGNLGFTGEEQESKGLIDPTSSKLNLSNSYPTGCGDVRLEVMSESVGPRPTIEGLGEGEYSSDINKIEQNQETAGRDYPSEEQCNLADNHSHVAPDSGGHSEDYSEKQEDTGVSSGIGLDVAESADVDEQAEVPRADIESTSLPLNEPDKLEQTCIDNTVDLQTAGNSIESTGADTVSFEPTEMMSSLGNGHTELDPGMTQQDVVQTKKGEVDLVGIQSAKTTGTGPNESNATLMPEESGLPLEQSVDVLIVTDSGEACLTPPDTEPESQPSPSLGTMEALSPEGTGKRLSSDSSVGGLSLETLFAESEGAQVMETVEEYLG